In the Vespa crabro chromosome 22, iyVesCrab1.2, whole genome shotgun sequence genome, ttcaatttatatattgatatattattaatataaatttaatggattaagatcatttatattaatttaattattcacaGTTAAGGAAAGTTTTACTATTGAAAGGTTTGGAATATCAGGAACTAATTCGTAGATATCTGTCATTTGATGATGAAATGATAACAATTCGTAGCCTGTGGCCAGAGATAGAGCCATGGATGGttaaatataagtatgtaaTATGTTATTCCTGGTATTAAACAAAACcattggaaaataatttatatcacagagaaaaagtaatattataaaaaaaaattaaatgttcaATATAAATTGTAGTGCAGAACAAGCAGTACAAATGACACAACTCAGGCACATTAGAGAAGGCTGGGAATTATTTACAACTATACGAAAGATCATGGAAATAAGGAAGCTGATGAAATTGTCGGATGGCGGAAggtatctataataatttagtTTTAACACGTTCCGTGCCAAGCCATTTTTGCCTGACTTGTCGTTCAGGCCATTTGATAGTttgactaaagaaaaaaaattactgcgtgtaccaccggtggtacacgtGGCCCGAGTATCAAGTTTAacgtgtaccaccggtggtacacATGGCACGGAACGTGTTAACCCTTTGAGTGCTGAATACTCGTGGCCTATGCAGTCCGTACGGACGACGCGCGGCTGGTGCTAACGATCGCCGTGAACTGAATACTTTTTCGCGCAATAGAAACAATTGTCGAACATATACATTTGACCATAGTATAATACATTGATCATTTTTGCCAGGCGCATATTTGCGTCCACAGTCCATACTGATAGCATCTGCCGAGCGCGTATTTGCGTCCATAGTCTATATCGATAGCTTTCGCTGGACGCATATGTGCGCCCATAACACTCGAAGGgttaaattttactttttttttttttttatctacataatttttttttaatatctatataaaatctcTTATAATTGcgctctttcactttttttttagtgAATTACAAGAAATCGATGGGCAATTAACTGCTCTCATCGAACAAGCGAAACATGGTGCATCTAGTATGGACGATAGATCGACAAGTCCTACTCCAGATTTTAGCTTAGATTCACTTAATATATCTCAATGTCTTGAAGTAGTTCAAATTTTATTGGATGACTGGAATAAAGCACGTCATCAAAAATTAGTTGATATTGCAAGGGAACTTACTGTAAGACATATGGTAGCCAATGAAAATGATCCTGATTCTTTAGCTTATGCTCATGCATCAAATCATTTAGAACAATTTGCGATTAAAAGAGTCAGGTATGTGGAAAGAGTTTGATTACAATTTTCAATTCTAcggtatacaaatataaatatatatatatattttttttttttgttttcgttttttgaatAATAGGAGTCATGGTAAAGATATGTCTATAGAAGATAATAttgtggaagaagaaaatgattgtGGATGTCAAGAATGTACAAAACCTTCAACATCTCCAatggtaaatattatttatttttgtgatcataataataataagaagaaagagagagagagagagagagagagaaagagagagagagagaaaagaggaaaaagaagaaagaaaaaaagaaattatagcatattttttaatatatttatttttatacaaaatgaaaatttttttttagagtgGAAATGGTCGCATTGGAAATATTGAATTACCAACGGATAATGTTAATTTCTTTCCTATAATCGCTAATGGATTAATGAGTaagtgaattttttctttattacttaataataatttttaataaggataaaatatAGTTCCATCTGACTTGTTAATTTTTACAGAACACATTATTAACTTTACCGCTACTAATAGCAGTAATActgaaattcaattaaaaaaattattcgaagaaatgaaagatacAATTggtattaaagaagaaaaagatattattttaaagaatgtagatgataatattgatacaCAGCCGTCTATTCCGCAACCTTGTCAATGTGTGTATCTACATGCAAAAGAAATAactgaaaggaagaaaggaactATAGAAGATCCTCTTTGTCCTTGTCTtttaaattcaaaaagaaaatgggacATTTGTCCGTGTTTAACAAAAAGTTAGTATTAATTGTATACAATgacaattgttaataatatattgttatattaattgttaatttttatacagtTTTAGAAGAGCCAATGATTACTAATATTGATCCTAAAGAGATATCATCGAATTCAGTTACAATTAATTGTAatcaagaattaaataaaccaACCGTTAAAACGGGATCAACACAATCTATACAAACACAAACAAGGCATTCCACTACTCAGACACCTAATTCAAATCATAATCGTATTACATTTCCAAGTaagtagaaatatattttataatacttcaTCCAAATGTTTGTCATTGAAAGATATTCAAGGATATATTTTCTGTTATGAAAGGTACAACCACCACTCATCCATATACTCATAGATCTGTTTCGGATGTGACAAAAAGTACAGTGCCTTCGCACAAACTTCATACccacaataatcataattcaCATGCTTGtcataaacaaacaaatgttGAACACATCAAGAGGGTATCGTGTAATGATCGTTAGtacaaatgaataatttttctttttccttttttttttctttttttttttttttctttttctctctcttgacaTAGatcatctttccttttttaattttagtaataatatttgttacaatttaatattacagtAAGTTCCGGAGACGGAGATTGTTCGGATTCTGCAAGCAGTCAAGAGGATTCTTGTTCAACCAGTAGTTCAGCTCAAAGAGATTCTAGTAGACACTGCGATTGCTGTTATTGTGAAGTTTTTGGTCATGGGGTTGTaagtttgaaatatttatctatgatTTAATGGAACTTAAACCCTTTGAGTGCTAAATACTCGTGGTCTATGCAGTCCGTACGGACGACGCGCGGCTGGCGCAGACGTTCGCCGTGGACTAAATACTTTTTCGCGCAATAGAAACAATTGTCGAACATATACATTTGACCATAGTATAATACATTGATCATTTTTGCCAGGCGCATATTTGCGTCCATAGTCCATACTGATAGCATCTGCCGAGCGCGTATTTGCGTCCATAGTCTATATCGAAAGCTTTCGCTGGACGCATATGTGCGCCCATAACACTCAAAGGGTTAATCCTGacaaatttctataatataattggaaattgttaacgataagtcaatttgatttattataaaataataattctttttttttttcttcttcttcttttgtctcGTTTTTTGTtctcgttttttatttctttttcctcttctttctttttctttctttctttcttttttttttttttcttttcttctttttagccATCCGTAGCACCAGTTAGTagaaattataacgaaatgaGAGAACGTTTAAGACAAATattgacgaagaaaaaagctaAAAAATGTAAAGCCACTTATAGTACGCCAAAAAGTTTGGTCGACGTGGCATTGCCGCTTTCCAACGTCAATCAAGAATCGAAACcaattatgaataatttggCGTTAAGATCGAATACACCTGTTCCGACAACATTGTCGGATGATCCAAGGGATCAAAGAAATTTAGAAGAATTGTTGGACTTCATTGAGGGTAATCAGAATgggaaaaaggataataataagaaggcTGAGAAAAAGGCAAGACAGAAGCAACGTAAGGTTagtgtaaattatattaaaattaatgttgtaaattttgttttctaatgaaaaagaaaaaaagaaaaaaaaggggggggaggggaagagGGTAAAGCAAGGAactaatttgttttttctttttttttttttttttttttttttcttttttttttaattcgcattttaatatttattagttgcaagagaaaatgaaaaaggacaGACAGGAGGCGGAGAAGcagaaattaattgaattacaaaaaaagacgCCGGAAGTTACGATCACCGTTGTCGATTCTCAGAAACCAGTCAATCAAAGATTTTTACCACAATGTAATCTTCCTGAGGTCTCGATATTACCTACTTCCAATCCAAATGCATTATCAAATGGAAAGCATATAactaataagaagaaggacaAACAGGAAATGTCAaatattaatggaaataattcttgtagtaataaagtaaaaatttcATCTTCGGTAACTCCTGcaaatttgaaaatgaaaagtatatCGAATACTGATAAGTTAGAACAAATTTCTAATTCTAATCAAACAACGAGTAAAATcgatatgaaaaatgaaaaacttgATTTTAGTAATAAAGCTTTTAAAGGAAcgacaaatataaatacattgaaTACAAAGGACAATGCCAGTCATATCGCAGAGAAATTGGCAGCAATGGATTTGACGGATAAACAATTGactaaaaaggaaagaaaaaaattaagaagagaaatgagaaagcAAGAGGAGGCCAAGATGAATGCCGCGACCTTAGAGCCGGCCATTCAACAAACAGAAAATCAACCACAAATTGTTacgattaaaagaataatggaATCCAATAGTACAGAACCAACTgttacaataacattaaaaggACAAACTCCTGCGGAGGATaaagttttatttactttagtAAATGGACAAACCAAGGAAGTACCTTTACATAAATCCGAACAAGAAcaaaatttatgtaataacaacaataataataataataataataataataataataataataataataataataataatagtaataataataataataataataataataataataataataataataataataaaaagaagaaaacaaacaaagcaTCTACCAATAACGAAACTATACAAAGTAATAAATTACAACAAGCCAGTAGTACAAAACAACAGCAACAAGTTAAAATGTGCGATACGAAACATACAACAAAGTAtcaaatcaataacaatgaaaagtCTAAAGGTATTAAACAAACCGAAGAACGTAAAATGCAACAGCAAGGCGTTACAGATATTAAAACAACAAAGTCtaagaaggataaaagaaattctgAAACCAAAGAAAATGTCtcccaacaacaacaacagcaacaacaacaacaacaacaacaacaaaatctAACGAGTAAGAGTAAAAATTTACAACAGAATactcaatataaaaaaacaaatagatcTGTTAATATTACGCAAACTACGGATATACATAAGTGTAACGTTACACTTGAACCagttataaaatcaaagaatcaaaatgaaaaagttaatgacaatgttataaataataaacataagaaACTTGTAAATATAACTAATACGAATAAATCGATGAAGAATGAATCACAAAAGTTACAAATAaagggaaataataatacgattaaacAAGGAACGTTCTCAGCAATACCGTCTACGTCGGATGACATAATAAATTCATCGTTGAGCTCTCAATTTAGGGATATCAGTTTAAATACcaaaattaatatagaaaatcttAAATTACCACCTGGCATAACGATAACGAAGGTTGACGTACCAGTTAAACCACTTCCTATTAAATCAGCACCAATGCCTAAGCCGGTTAATCCACCAAAgcaaacaacgataatagcagcTCCTATGAGCGGAGTACAATCTAGTTATGCTAGTCCACAAGCTGGTGGCAATGTTATAGTAGTAGATACCGGAAAACTTAAGCAAGATTTATTACCAAAGCCAAATGAAATAGGTAAGCGAGACAA is a window encoding:
- the LOC124431653 gene encoding uncharacterized protein LOC124431653 isoform X4; the protein is MSGSDGKEDQCERAKEGNVVLMGETLGKNCTHNDPQCCFNVDFMRLGNDISGDIDEENVISTNITDYVPLTSMTINESEIDTSDSDTVYSENMKCTIVSNNTEVSSHNLSTKSISIHSPSRRNKESCSCDVYKANRDIFREELQAAMKFQNLWSNLRQQICAVFKTALEVSRTSDNLQSQQEIFPLIDMHDTVTQLCKRDPYQLFMRLVGQAQEFVVEVKVRLLALLDDRSVNNLAEIFLAGLLDDYDALISTAFKISIIVKPLKKHLCKFNLTWDCFIKKLYQIYVYNNPLVQNNLPPFLVQLRKVLLLKGLEYQELIRRYLSFDDEMITIRSLWPEIEPWMVKYNAEQAVQMTQLRHIREGWELFTTIRKIMEIRKLMKLSDGGSELQEIDGQLTALIEQAKHGASSMDDRSTSPTPDFSLDSLNISQCLEVVQILLDDWNKARHQKLVDIARELTVRHMVANENDPDSLAYAHASNHLEQFAIKRVRSHGKDMSIEDNIVEEENDCGCQECTKPSTSPMSGNGRIGNIELPTDNVNFFPIIANGLMILEEPMITNIDPKEISSNSVTINCNQELNKPTVKTGSTQSIQTQTRHSTTQTPNSNHNRITFPSTTTTHPYTHRSVSDVTKSTVPSHKLHTHNNHNSHACHKQTNVEHIKRVSCNDLSSGDGDCSDSASSQEDSCSTSSSAQRDSSRHCDCCYCEVFGHGVPSVAPVSRNYNEMRERLRQILTKKKAKKCKATYSTPKSLVDVALPLSNVNQESKPIMNNLALRSNTPVPTTLSDDPRDQRNLEELLDFIEGNQNGKKDNNKKAEKKARQKQRKLQEKMKKDRQEAEKQKLIELQKKTPEVTITVVDSQKPVNQRFLPQCNLPEVSILPTSNPNALSNGKHITNKKKDKQEMSNINGNNSCSNKVKISSSVTPANLKMKSISNTDKLEQISNSNQTTSKIDMKNEKLDFSNKAFKGTTNINTLNTKDNASHIAEKLAAMDLTDKQLTKKERKKLRREMRKQEEAKMNAATLEPAIQQTENQPQIVTIKRIMESNSTEPTVTITLKGQTPAEDKVLFTLVNGQTKEVPLHKSEQEQNLCNNNNNNNNNNNNNNNNNNNNNNSNNNNNNNNNNNNNNNNNKKKKTNKASTNNETIQSNKLQQASSTKQQQQVKMCDTKHTTKYQINNNEKSKGIKQTEERKMQQQGVTDIKTTKSKKDKRNSETKENVSQQQQQQQQQQQQQQNLTSKSKNLQQNTQYKKTNRSVNITQTTDIHKCNVTLEPVIKSKNQNEKVNDNVINNKHKKLVNITNTNKSMKNESQKLQIKGNNNTIKQGTFSAIPSTSDDIINSSLSSQFRDISLNTKINIENLKLPPGITITKVDVPVKPLPIKSAPMPKPVNPPKQTTIIAAPMSGVQSSYASPQAGGNVIVVDTGKLKQDLLPKPNEIELSRDIRPSQAITGKKKKKKNKSSNGGTNNLLQSAIKNAECSINDNNIGEESARILHNPNTNMVTIRNPAFGPMKVPPTQQAAIIKVSENGMVTIRSPALQQAINAGLAAPSKPDYIVKGDLSSNTAQLDTININVKRTNDMIPSSLAELRSRLTPDCTGGLAGLANIQISKVAKGQPIPENGINLKGTSVTLTKVRTDTNMDDVHHTKAAVREAINASITATTTTGKGKKKKKRGNCTRQCGDDWNLVESVFTPKDIDLEDGEMDDAERELEAFKRFCLQSVPPPRKEKVNLNIKDIVLKKKSSSSSSSSASAAVIAAN